In Granulicella cerasi, the following proteins share a genomic window:
- a CDS encoding NHL domain-containing protein, with amino-acid sequence MLLAAAWLRRCVLMLVVCLATCVRVRAQIAPLALKPAGIAYDAAGNLYIADMARNQVLEQTVGGALLVLAGTGEQGFAGDGGVATAALLNAPQAIAVDRAGIVYVADTGNARVRSISTNGTIQTIAGTGVRGFSGDGGAAASAQLRTPVGLTVLSDGSLLVSDAGNQRVRKIAPGGIITTFAGVGAQGFGGDGGPAVSALLDGPEGVAALSDGRVVIADSRNHRLRIVATDGTITTLAGTGVRGYSGDGGAAAAAELSLPRGVLALSDGSIVFADANNQRLRQISAQGIITTVAASGTQGAATDGAVANAAAANNMRGVAASPYGALAFADSSNRVIRALLGDGDVYHAAAMSAGRNSQVALTATAATASVAITGQAATPRGVVQLLDGASLIATANLNSSGAASFSLTSLTPGAHSLTAQYLGDGFNPAATSSVVTLTIVGQPAATTTTLSSIASSYAGMPMTLRAQVAAAQGTPTGAVSFLDAGSVVAQAQLSGGSAVAVWLNAAAGSHSLVASYGGDANFSASASTAQTAIVNLQPDFSIATSGSANQTLPVGSVANYTLGLTSISGVFSGAVALSASGLPSGVTVTFAPPQVVPGAGGATTVMSFPTDKLLAQSLLSSGLWYAIFLPLGALSLRRRYRRVAFASLLIGLAGCGARTVPDSSLKTKQYAITVTGTGTNLAGAIVTHSATVQLTVE; translated from the coding sequence TTGCTGCTCGCTGCCGCATGGCTTCGCCGATGCGTGTTGATGCTCGTTGTGTGCCTGGCGACGTGTGTGCGCGTGCGTGCGCAGATCGCTCCGCTGGCACTGAAGCCTGCGGGCATCGCCTATGATGCGGCGGGCAACCTCTACATCGCCGACATGGCGCGCAACCAGGTGCTTGAGCAAACGGTCGGCGGCGCGCTGCTGGTGCTGGCGGGTACGGGGGAGCAGGGCTTTGCAGGCGATGGCGGCGTGGCAACGGCTGCGCTGCTGAATGCTCCGCAGGCGATTGCGGTAGACCGCGCGGGCATCGTCTACGTCGCGGACACCGGCAACGCGCGCGTTCGCTCCATCAGCACGAATGGCACCATCCAGACGATTGCGGGTACGGGAGTTCGCGGTTTCAGCGGCGATGGTGGCGCAGCCGCGAGCGCGCAGTTGCGCACGCCCGTGGGGCTAACCGTGCTGTCTGATGGAAGCCTATTGGTCTCCGATGCAGGCAATCAGCGCGTGCGAAAGATCGCGCCGGGCGGCATTATCACTACCTTTGCCGGCGTCGGTGCACAAGGCTTCGGCGGCGATGGCGGCCCGGCGGTATCGGCATTGCTGGATGGCCCGGAAGGTGTGGCGGCGTTAAGCGACGGCCGCGTGGTGATCGCGGACTCTCGCAATCATCGTCTACGGATCGTCGCGACGGATGGCACGATCACAACCCTCGCGGGCACGGGTGTGCGCGGTTATTCAGGCGATGGTGGCGCAGCCGCAGCGGCAGAGTTGTCATTGCCGCGAGGTGTGCTCGCGCTGAGCGATGGCAGCATCGTTTTTGCGGACGCCAACAATCAGCGTTTGCGACAGATCTCTGCGCAGGGCATCATCACCACCGTGGCGGCGAGCGGAACACAAGGCGCGGCAACGGACGGAGCCGTTGCGAATGCAGCCGCAGCGAACAACATGCGCGGCGTCGCGGCCTCGCCGTATGGAGCGCTTGCCTTCGCGGACTCGTCGAACCGTGTGATTCGCGCCTTGCTAGGGGACGGCGACGTCTATCATGCAGCTGCGATGAGCGCAGGAAGGAATTCGCAGGTAGCGCTCACGGCGACTGCCGCTACTGCGAGTGTGGCTATCACTGGACAAGCGGCCACGCCGCGGGGAGTCGTGCAGTTGCTCGACGGAGCCTCGCTGATCGCCACAGCAAATCTGAATTCAAGCGGAGCCGCGTCCTTTTCTCTAACTTCACTGACGCCGGGGGCGCACTCGCTGACTGCGCAGTATCTCGGCGACGGGTTCAACCCCGCCGCGACCAGCAGCGTTGTCACGCTTACGATCGTCGGCCAGCCCGCCGCGACCACCACGACACTGTCGAGCATTGCAAGCAGCTACGCCGGGATGCCGATGACGCTGCGCGCACAGGTAGCGGCCGCGCAGGGAACACCGACAGGTGCGGTGAGCTTTCTCGACGCGGGAAGCGTCGTTGCGCAAGCGCAACTCAGCGGCGGGAGTGCTGTCGCGGTCTGGCTGAACGCCGCAGCAGGTTCGCATTCGCTCGTCGCGAGTTACGGCGGCGATGCGAACTTCTCGGCAAGCGCGTCTACCGCACAAACTGCGATCGTCAACTTGCAACCGGATTTCTCGATCGCGACGAGCGGGAGCGCGAACCAGACGCTCCCCGTTGGTTCCGTCGCGAATTACACCTTAGGGTTGACCTCGATCAGCGGAGTCTTCAGCGGAGCGGTCGCGCTGAGCGCAAGTGGGCTGCCGAGCGGTGTGACCGTGACCTTCGCTCCTCCGCAGGTCGTGCCGGGAGCTGGCGGAGCCACCACGGTGATGTCTTTCCCCACGGACAAGCTCCTTGCTCAAAGCTTACTTAGCTCAGGGCTCTGGTACGCCATTTTCCTTCCGCTGGGAGCGCTTTCGCTCCGCCGCCGCTACCGCCGAGTGGCCTTCGCGTCGTTGCTGATCGGTCTTGCAGGGTGCGGAGCGCGAACGGTGCCGGACAGCTCGCTCAAGACGAAGCAGTACGCGATTACGGTGACAGGAACCGGGACGAATCTGGCGGGTGCGATCGTGACGCACAGCGCGACGGTTCAACTCACGGTCGAATAG
- the rfbG gene encoding CDP-glucose 4,6-dehydratase: MPTISAEFWRGKRVFLTGHTGFKGSWLALWLASKGAVVRGYALDPSTTPNLFTDARVASMMEDVRGDIRNGAQLEASLQAFAPEVIFHLAAQPLVRASYDDPLGTYETNVLGTARLLDAVRRTPSVRAVVSVTTDKVYENPETAEPFREGDPLGGYDPYSSSKACAEIVTAAYRRSYFPLDRIHEHRCAIATARAGNVVGGGDWSQDRLLPDLIRGFLAREAVNIRHPNAVRPWQHVLEPLAGYIALAEHLLSDERSRYATAFNFGPADADAKPVSWIVEHMSQRWGEGATWELDTSDHVHEAQYLKLNTDRARDELGWQPHLPLASALDWLVDWYKAWQAGEDMQAFTLRQISSYESL, from the coding sequence ATGCCGACGATTTCAGCAGAGTTCTGGCGCGGCAAACGCGTCTTCCTCACAGGACACACGGGCTTCAAAGGCAGTTGGCTCGCGCTCTGGCTTGCGAGCAAAGGCGCTGTTGTTCGCGGCTATGCGCTCGATCCTTCGACGACGCCGAATCTCTTCACCGATGCGCGCGTCGCGTCGATGATGGAAGACGTGCGCGGAGATATTCGCAACGGCGCACAGCTCGAAGCATCGCTGCAAGCTTTCGCGCCAGAGGTCATCTTTCACCTGGCCGCACAGCCACTCGTGCGCGCAAGCTATGACGATCCCCTGGGCACCTACGAGACCAACGTACTTGGCACGGCTCGCCTGCTCGATGCCGTGCGCCGCACGCCGTCTGTGCGAGCCGTCGTTTCCGTGACGACCGATAAGGTCTACGAAAACCCTGAAACGGCCGAGCCATTCCGCGAAGGTGATCCACTCGGCGGATACGATCCTTACTCCTCGTCGAAGGCATGTGCGGAGATCGTCACCGCCGCTTATCGGCGTAGCTACTTCCCGCTCGACCGTATTCACGAGCATCGGTGTGCCATCGCCACAGCGCGCGCTGGCAATGTCGTCGGCGGCGGCGACTGGTCGCAAGACCGACTGCTTCCTGACCTGATTCGCGGCTTCCTCGCGAGAGAAGCAGTGAACATCCGCCACCCCAATGCTGTGCGCCCCTGGCAGCATGTGTTGGAGCCTCTTGCCGGTTACATAGCGCTTGCAGAGCATCTGCTCTCGGACGAGCGCTCACGTTATGCCACGGCCTTCAACTTCGGCCCCGCAGATGCAGATGCCAAGCCCGTGAGTTGGATCGTTGAGCATATGAGCCAGCGCTGGGGTGAGGGCGCGACGTGGGAACTCGACACAAGCGACCATGTGCATGAAGCGCAATATCTGAAGCTCAATACGGACCGCGCTCGTGATGAACTAGGGTGGCAACCTCACCTGCCACTGGCGAGTGCGCTGGATTGGCTCGTGGACTGGTACAAGGCATGGCAAGCGGGCGAAGATATGCAAGCCTTCACGCTTCGTCAGATCTCCTCCTACGAATCACTCTAA
- a CDS encoding CDP-alcohol phosphatidyltransferase family protein, giving the protein MSTTTALPTFAHATRVNRSLTAALEKRTLLWLAERTPAFVNSDHLTLLGFLAQISAGASFAMTHWDRRFLLLVPISIVLNWLGDSLDGTLARVRRQERPRFGFYADHVVDLFGALALMGGLALSPYVHAVVAMAMLIGFLLLSAESFLATYTLGKFELSHALFGPTEIRILLCCGAAALWHSPNAHLFGYSFLLFDIGGVIASFCMFAMAAWCAAKHTAQLFREEPRA; this is encoded by the coding sequence ATGTCCACGACCACAGCCCTTCCTACCTTCGCCCACGCCACGCGCGTCAACCGCTCGCTGACCGCAGCATTGGAGAAACGTACACTCCTCTGGCTCGCGGAGCGCACGCCTGCGTTCGTGAACTCCGACCACCTCACGCTACTCGGCTTCCTCGCTCAAATCTCCGCAGGCGCGAGCTTCGCGATGACGCACTGGGACCGGCGCTTCCTGCTGCTTGTGCCGATCTCCATCGTGCTCAACTGGCTGGGCGACAGCCTCGACGGAACCCTGGCACGCGTGCGACGGCAGGAGCGTCCGCGCTTCGGCTTCTACGCCGATCACGTCGTGGACCTCTTCGGCGCGCTCGCGCTCATGGGCGGCCTTGCGCTGTCGCCGTACGTCCATGCGGTCGTGGCGATGGCGATGCTCATCGGCTTCCTGCTGCTCTCGGCCGAAAGCTTCCTTGCGACCTATACGCTCGGCAAGTTCGAGCTCTCCCACGCACTCTTCGGTCCTACGGAGATCCGCATCCTGCTCTGCTGCGGCGCAGCCGCACTGTGGCACTCGCCAAACGCTCACCTCTTCGGATACAGCTTCCTGCTCTTCGACATCGGGGGCGTCATCGCTTCGTTCTGCATGTTCGCCATGGCTGCCTGGTGCGCGGCAAAACACACCGCGCAGCTCTTTCGCGAGGAGCCGCGGGCATGA
- a CDS encoding GtrA family protein, which produces MTRLERWLRFNGVGIMGAALQLSSVALLHRFAPRHYMLESLLALEITLLHNFLWHRRWTWQNTNASWPQSLLRFHLTNGLVSCVGNLVLMPILVSIMRCPPVIAAAMTIIACSLINFAASERWVFASASPLASRRRGEVSC; this is translated from the coding sequence ATGACACGGCTTGAACGCTGGCTACGCTTCAATGGAGTCGGCATCATGGGTGCCGCGCTGCAACTCTCTTCCGTGGCCCTGCTCCATCGCTTCGCGCCGCGGCATTACATGCTGGAATCGCTACTCGCGCTGGAGATCACGCTGCTTCACAACTTCCTCTGGCATCGCCGGTGGACGTGGCAAAACACGAACGCATCGTGGCCGCAGTCGCTGCTGCGCTTCCACCTTACGAACGGCCTTGTCTCTTGCGTCGGCAACCTCGTGTTGATGCCGATTCTGGTAAGCATCATGCGATGCCCACCAGTCATCGCGGCCGCCATGACGATCATTGCCTGCTCGCTCATCAACTTCGCCGCGAGCGAACGTTGGGTCTTCGCCTCCGCATCTCCGCTCGCGTCGCGAAGGCGCGGCGAAGTATCCTGTTAG
- a CDS encoding winged helix-turn-helix domain-containing protein, producing MAAARERGNGKRLKLTSNESHGGSGLNCEVYRGALVACDEPSRGEFGTLARAMSSQPTPNPAAPLYRFGDFELDAATGELRHRGMRVRIHVQPLQVLQLLLERPGELVTREDLCAVLWPTGTFVDFEHGVNSAINRLREALGDRASAPKFVETLARRGYRFVAPVEKILRDAEASKPVVEITAKPEWTLLAQPEDLPSSSPQLVRGLFLALQAMYLAFYVGTLANLAEVHDLLSPWPEGVFTTVWVSAALLIAVRLFLISAVLFSAPGFRLRFLRMWPLLLVVDLGWALGPILLLHHLSVGAAIACIVPLIYAPFAQRSLVLMGAAENLQA from the coding sequence GTGGCCGCCGCTCGCGAGCGCGGCAATGGAAAGAGGCTCAAACTCACCTCAAACGAATCTCACGGCGGAAGTGGTCTGAATTGTGAGGTTTACCGGGGGGCCTTAGTGGCGTGTGATGAGCCTTCTCGCGGCGAGTTCGGTACACTGGCGCGAGCCATGAGTTCCCAGCCCACGCCCAACCCGGCCGCACCGCTCTATCGTTTCGGCGATTTTGAGCTGGATGCAGCGACCGGAGAACTGCGGCATCGTGGGATGCGGGTGCGGATTCATGTGCAGCCCTTGCAGGTCCTGCAACTGCTGCTGGAGCGACCGGGCGAGCTGGTGACGCGCGAGGATCTCTGCGCCGTCCTTTGGCCAACGGGCACCTTCGTGGATTTCGAGCACGGCGTGAACTCAGCCATCAATCGCCTGCGCGAGGCGCTGGGCGATAGGGCATCCGCCCCGAAGTTCGTGGAGACGCTTGCGCGCCGGGGTTACCGGTTTGTGGCACCGGTGGAGAAGATCCTGCGGGATGCTGAAGCTTCCAAGCCTGTAGTAGAAATCACGGCGAAGCCCGAGTGGACGCTGCTGGCTCAACCGGAAGATCTCCCGAGTAGCTCACCGCAGCTCGTGCGCGGACTCTTCCTGGCGCTGCAGGCGATGTACCTCGCGTTCTACGTGGGCACGCTGGCCAACCTCGCCGAGGTCCACGACCTGCTCTCACCCTGGCCGGAAGGCGTCTTCACAACCGTCTGGGTGTCTGCGGCGCTGCTGATCGCGGTGAGGCTTTTCCTCATCTCTGCGGTGCTGTTTTCGGCGCCCGGTTTTCGCTTGAGGTTCCTTCGGATGTGGCCACTACTGCTTGTGGTCGACCTCGGATGGGCTCTGGGGCCGATTTTGCTCCTGCACCACCTCAGCGTGGGAGCCGCGATCGCCTGTATTGTCCCGCTGATTTACGCACCCTTTGCCCAAAGATCACTGGTTTTGATGGGTGCTGCAGAGAATCTTCAAGCGTGA
- the glgX gene encoding glycogen debranching protein GlgX yields MERKLLPGKPHPLGATVTSQGTNFAIYSENATRVTVCFFDDDGKQTDCVDLKETTAFVWHGLVKDIKPGQRYGYRVDGPWDPANGHRFNPAKLLVDPYAEAIAGEPDHKGPIYPYDVMSGDDMKKDEQDSAAYTPKSVVVDGHFDWGNDCPPETPIAESIIYEMHVRGFSKRNPDIPEKLRGTYAGLAHESSIAYLRKLGVTAVELLPVHHFIDEGHLADRGLHDYWGYNTLGYFAPMARYSSSGDDGQQVVEFKEMVKALHAAGIEVILDVVYNHTCEGNEKGPMLSFKGVDNSVYYRTVQDSPQHYMDYTGTGNTLNVYHPQVLKLLMDSLRYWVTEMHVDGFRFDLASTLARELHDVNKLGAFFDTIHQDPTLADVKLIAEPWDVGEGGYQVGNFPVLWAEWNGKYRDTVRRFWKGDNGVLSDFAYRICGSSDLYQGDGRKPSASINFITAHDGFTLCDLVSYNEKHNEANGDNNTDGADNNDSWNMGAEGPTDDENVNNLRERQTRNFLTTLLLSQGVPMIAGGDEFARSQMGNNNCYCQDNELTWYDWNLDEPRKRLHDFTAQLIQLRKDHPNLHRRKFFQDSQIRGSVVRDVTWFGTDGNELSEEVWNEPWSKSVAVMFNGKTLNQMDEDGQKIVDDSFLIIFNASDQGVEYTLPDPPSKSPWRQVLDTENIADPFAESETHDKAIVGGRAIRVYSDSVESVAKSASKQRPARTI; encoded by the coding sequence ATGGAACGCAAGCTTCTTCCAGGTAAGCCCCATCCGTTGGGCGCGACCGTGACTTCGCAGGGCACCAACTTTGCCATCTACTCCGAGAACGCCACCCGCGTCACCGTCTGCTTTTTCGACGACGACGGTAAGCAGACCGATTGCGTCGATCTCAAAGAGACGACCGCCTTCGTGTGGCATGGCTTGGTGAAGGACATTAAGCCGGGCCAGCGTTATGGTTACCGCGTGGATGGACCGTGGGATCCGGCGAACGGCCATCGGTTCAATCCGGCGAAGCTGTTGGTCGACCCCTACGCCGAGGCGATCGCCGGCGAGCCCGACCATAAGGGCCCGATCTATCCGTACGACGTGATGAGCGGCGACGACATGAAGAAGGACGAGCAGGATTCGGCCGCGTATACGCCGAAGTCTGTCGTGGTCGATGGCCATTTCGACTGGGGCAATGATTGCCCGCCCGAGACGCCGATCGCGGAATCGATCATCTACGAGATGCATGTGCGTGGATTCTCCAAGCGCAATCCTGATATCCCCGAAAAGCTCCGCGGTACTTATGCAGGCCTTGCGCATGAGTCGAGCATCGCGTACCTGAGAAAGCTTGGCGTCACGGCGGTGGAGTTGCTGCCTGTGCATCACTTCATCGATGAAGGCCATCTTGCCGATCGCGGTCTGCATGACTACTGGGGCTACAACACGCTGGGCTACTTCGCTCCGATGGCGCGTTACAGTTCCTCCGGCGACGACGGCCAGCAGGTCGTTGAGTTCAAAGAGATGGTGAAGGCGTTGCACGCCGCGGGCATCGAAGTCATTCTCGATGTGGTGTACAACCACACCTGCGAAGGCAACGAAAAGGGGCCGATGCTCTCCTTCAAGGGTGTCGATAATTCGGTGTACTACCGCACCGTGCAGGACAGCCCGCAGCATTACATGGACTACACGGGAACGGGTAACACGCTGAACGTGTACCACCCGCAGGTGCTGAAGCTTTTGATGGATTCGCTGCGCTATTGGGTGACCGAGATGCACGTCGACGGCTTCCGCTTTGATCTCGCATCAACGCTCGCTCGCGAGCTGCACGACGTGAACAAGCTCGGCGCGTTCTTCGATACGATTCATCAGGACCCGACGCTGGCCGACGTGAAGCTGATCGCTGAGCCTTGGGATGTTGGTGAGGGCGGCTACCAGGTGGGCAACTTCCCCGTGCTTTGGGCGGAGTGGAACGGTAAGTATCGCGACACCGTCCGTCGCTTCTGGAAGGGCGACAACGGTGTGTTGTCAGACTTCGCTTACCGCATCTGTGGCTCGAGCGATCTGTATCAAGGCGACGGCCGCAAGCCTTCGGCATCGATCAACTTCATCACGGCGCACGATGGTTTCACGCTGTGCGATCTCGTCAGCTATAACGAGAAGCACAACGAAGCCAACGGCGATAACAACACCGACGGCGCGGACAACAACGACAGTTGGAATATGGGCGCGGAAGGCCCGACCGACGACGAGAATGTGAACAATTTGCGTGAGCGTCAGACGCGCAACTTCCTGACGACGCTGCTGCTGAGTCAGGGCGTTCCGATGATCGCCGGTGGTGATGAGTTTGCGCGTTCGCAGATGGGCAACAACAACTGCTACTGCCAGGACAATGAACTCACCTGGTACGACTGGAACCTCGACGAGCCGCGCAAGCGTCTTCACGACTTCACGGCGCAGCTGATTCAACTGCGCAAGGACCATCCGAACCTGCATCGCCGCAAATTCTTCCAGGACTCGCAGATTCGTGGGTCCGTGGTGCGCGATGTGACCTGGTTCGGCACCGACGGTAACGAGCTTTCGGAAGAGGTGTGGAACGAGCCGTGGTCCAAGTCCGTGGCCGTGATGTTCAACGGCAAGACGCTCAACCAGATGGATGAAGATGGACAGAAGATCGTCGATGACAGCTTCCTGATCATCTTCAACGCATCGGACCAGGGCGTGGAGTATACGCTGCCTGATCCTCCGAGCAAGTCGCCGTGGCGGCAGGTGCTCGACACCGAGAACATCGCAGATCCGTTCGCAGAGAGCGAAACGCACGACAAGGCGATCGTCGGTGGACGCGCGATCCGCGTCTATAGCGACAGTGTGGAGAGCGTCGCGAAGTCGGCTTCGAAACAGCGTCCGGCACGAACGATCTAA